A single Loxodonta africana isolate mLoxAfr1 chromosome 12, mLoxAfr1.hap2, whole genome shotgun sequence DNA region contains:
- the YPEL5 gene encoding protein yippee-like 5, with amino-acid sequence MGRIFLDHIGGTRLFSCANCDTILTNRSELISTRFTGATGRAFLFNKVVNLQYSEVQDRVMLTGRHMVRDVSCKNCNSKLGWIYEFATEDSQRYKEGRVILERALVRESEGFEEHVPSDNS; translated from the exons ATGGGCAGAATTTTCCTTGACCATATTGGTGGTACCCGTCTGTTTTCTTGTGCAAACTGCGATACAATCCTGACTAACCGCTCAGAACTCATCTCCACACGTTTCACAGGCGCCACTGGCCGAGCATTTCTTTTTAACAAG GTAGTTAACCTGCAATACAGTGAAGTTCAAGACCGGGTCATGCTCACTGGCCGCCACATGGTTCGAGACGTGAGCTGCAAAAACTGCAATAGCAAACTGGGATGGATCTATGAGTTTGCCACTGAAGACAGCCAGCGTTATAAGGAAGGCCGTGTGATTCTGGAACGTGCCCTAGTTCGAGAGAGTGAGGGCTTTGAGGAGCACGTACCATCTGATAACTCTTGA